One Aerococcus urinaeequi DNA segment encodes these proteins:
- the lpdA gene encoding dihydrolipoyl dehydrogenase, whose translation MVVGAFAIELDTVVVGSGPGGYVAAIRAAQLGQKVAIVEREFIGGVCLNVGCIPSKALIQAGHAYHNAKGGDAVFGVTSGDVKLDFAKTQDWKNNTVVNTLTSGVEMLLKKNKVEIIRGEAYFNNENEFTVMGADDSHQLYSFNNAIVATGSTPIEIPGFKFGGRVVDSTGALNFEEVPESLVVIGGGVIGSELGMAYANLGSKVTILEGSPQLLPTFEKDMVKVVEKEMKNIGIETTVNAMAKEAVDNGDSVTVKYEVKGEAKEITADYVLVSVGRRANTAELGLEAVGVELTERGLVKVDNQGRTSVKNFFAIGDITPGAALAHKASYEGKIAAEAISGKPAAIDYKVMPSVAYTTPELASYGLTEKEAKDQGLDVKSVKFPLAGNGRALSLNAGQGFIRLVATKEDDVLVGAQMVGISASDVMAEVGLAIEAGMNAEDIALTIHGHPTLSEAVMDAAEGLLGMPIHM comes from the coding sequence ATGGTAGTAGGCGCATTCGCAATTGAATTAGATACAGTTGTAGTTGGTTCTGGACCTGGTGGCTATGTAGCTGCCATCCGTGCCGCACAATTGGGCCAAAAAGTAGCTATCGTTGAACGTGAGTTCATCGGTGGTGTCTGCTTAAACGTTGGATGTATTCCATCTAAAGCCTTGATCCAAGCTGGTCATGCTTACCATAATGCTAAAGGCGGCGACGCTGTCTTTGGTGTAACATCTGGTGACGTTAAGTTAGACTTCGCAAAAACACAGGACTGGAAGAACAATACTGTAGTAAATACATTAACTTCTGGTGTTGAAATGTTACTTAAAAAGAATAAAGTTGAAATTATCCGTGGTGAAGCATACTTCAACAACGAAAATGAATTTACTGTAATGGGTGCAGACGACTCTCATCAATTATACTCATTCAACAATGCTATTGTTGCAACTGGTTCAACACCAATTGAAATCCCTGGATTCAAATTTGGTGGCCGCGTAGTAGATTCAACTGGTGCTTTAAACTTTGAAGAAGTACCTGAAAGCTTAGTTGTTATCGGTGGTGGAGTTATCGGTTCTGAATTAGGTATGGCATACGCTAACCTAGGTTCTAAGGTAACAATCTTAGAAGGTTCTCCTCAATTATTACCAACATTTGAAAAAGATATGGTAAAAGTTGTAGAAAAAGAAATGAAGAACATCGGTATCGAAACAACAGTTAATGCTATGGCTAAAGAAGCTGTAGACAACGGCGATTCAGTAACAGTTAAGTACGAAGTTAAAGGTGAAGCAAAAGAAATCACTGCTGACTATGTATTAGTATCTGTTGGTCGTCGTGCGAATACAGCAGAATTAGGTTTAGAAGCTGTAGGTGTTGAATTAACTGAACGTGGTTTAGTAAAAGTTGACAACCAAGGTCGTACTTCAGTGAAAAACTTCTTTGCAATCGGTGATATCACACCTGGTGCTGCCTTAGCACATAAAGCATCTTACGAAGGTAAGATTGCAGCAGAAGCTATCTCTGGTAAACCAGCAGCTATTGACTACAAAGTAATGCCATCTGTAGCTTACACTACACCTGAATTAGCATCTTACGGTTTAACTGAAAAAGAAGCTAAAGATCAAGGTTTAGATGTAAAATCTGTGAAATTCCCATTAGCAGGTAATGGTCGTGCATTATCATTAAATGCTGGTCAAGGTTTCATTCGTTTAGTAGCTACTAAAGAAGATGATGTGTTAGTTGGTGCACAAATGGTTGGTATCTCAGCATCAGACGTTATGGCTGAAGTTGGTTTAGCAATCGAAGCAGGCATGAACGCAGAAGACATCGCTTTAACGATTCATGGTCACCCTACATTATCAGAAGCTGTAATGGATGCAGCTGAAGGATTATTGGGAATGCCAATTCATATGTAA
- a CDS encoding helix-turn-helix domain-containing protein: MEFTLNYEATSSGDHLVYHTHQQYEIYIFLEGKCTFQIENLFYELQAGDILLIDGKQIHKAFVDGNYHTYKRTVIEFTEDYIAPVIEALKINHIFKLFEAKQGHLFRIKDAETRQKINQLIAEMHDLISDKKVRYIDEQLKLLLAQVLMKIDAKVHAHLPNHIYSNEKILIVEEIYRCIAVRYAEDLSLDDIAEDLNLSKSYLSHLFKEITGTTIMNFLMGYRLTQAQYSLKVRTDLNISQIAELTGFESNAHFSRFFKKHLGLSPSDYRKLQIEYSQKFSQDRIMY; this comes from the coding sequence ATGGAATTTACCTTAAATTACGAAGCAACTTCTAGTGGGGACCATTTGGTTTATCATACCCACCAGCAATACGAAATTTATATATTTTTGGAAGGGAAATGTACCTTTCAAATTGAAAACCTATTTTACGAATTGCAAGCAGGCGATATTCTCCTAATTGACGGTAAGCAAATTCATAAAGCTTTTGTTGACGGTAATTATCATACCTATAAGCGGACGGTAATTGAATTTACAGAAGATTATATTGCGCCAGTAATAGAGGCTTTAAAAATTAACCATATCTTTAAATTATTTGAAGCTAAACAAGGCCACTTGTTTAGAATTAAAGATGCGGAAACAAGACAAAAGATAAACCAACTAATTGCAGAGATGCATGACCTGATATCAGATAAAAAAGTGCGGTATATCGATGAACAATTGAAGCTTTTACTAGCGCAAGTCTTAATGAAGATTGATGCCAAGGTGCATGCCCATTTACCAAATCATATTTATTCTAATGAGAAAATATTGATAGTAGAAGAAATTTACCGTTGTATTGCTGTTCGTTATGCAGAAGACTTGTCTTTGGATGATATTGCGGAAGATTTGAATTTATCTAAATCCTATTTGTCGCATTTATTTAAAGAAATAACTGGAACGACCATTATGAATTTCTTGATGGGTTATCGCCTAACCCAAGCACAATATTCCCTAAAAGTTCGGACAGACTTGAATATAAGTCAGATTGCTGAACTAACAGGTTTTGAAAGTAATGCGCATTTTTCAAGATTCTTTAAGAAGCATTTAGGGTTATCACCTTCAGACTATCGGAAATTACAAATTGAATATAGCCAGAAATTCTCGCAGGACCGCATAATGTATTAG
- a CDS encoding Gfo/Idh/MocA family protein, with translation MVNKDGMNYAPKGKVNLVVEPGEFNVGVTALDHGHINGMSNGLIEAGATIKYVYDPNPEKVAAYVEQFPDVEVAESLDQILADESIHMVAAAAVPNLRSALGNKVMKAGKDYFTDKTGFTTLAQLEETKKVVAETGRRYFVYFSERIHVEAAILAGQLIEEGKIGRVIQVTGFGPHRLDKDIRPDWFFNKEQYGGILADIGSHQIEQFLYYTGNTDARVVASKVANYNNPDKPELEDYGDATLIGDNGATFFFKVDWFTPDGLGTWGDGRTFITGTEGTIELRKYIDVAESDEKDHVFLVNNDGEAHYQVTGQIGFPFFGQIILDSLNGTETAMTQDHIFKAQELCLLTQEQAEVIEVKK, from the coding sequence TTGGTAAATAAAGACGGTATGAATTATGCACCGAAAGGTAAAGTGAATTTAGTTGTCGAACCCGGTGAATTTAATGTGGGGGTAACTGCTTTAGACCACGGTCACATCAATGGTATGTCAAACGGTTTAATCGAAGCCGGTGCCACTATCAAATACGTATATGATCCTAATCCAGAAAAAGTAGCTGCTTATGTCGAACAATTCCCTGATGTTGAAGTTGCTGAGTCTCTAGACCAAATTCTAGCTGATGAATCAATTCATATGGTCGCTGCTGCGGCAGTACCTAACTTACGTTCAGCACTAGGAAATAAAGTAATGAAAGCTGGTAAAGATTACTTTACAGATAAAACAGGTTTCACTACTTTAGCACAATTAGAAGAAACGAAAAAAGTTGTGGCTGAAACTGGTCGTCGCTACTTCGTATACTTCTCAGAACGTATTCACGTTGAAGCAGCCATTTTAGCTGGTCAATTAATTGAAGAAGGTAAAATCGGTCGTGTTATTCAAGTGACAGGTTTTGGACCACACCGTTTAGATAAGGATATTCGTCCAGATTGGTTCTTTAATAAAGAACAATACGGTGGGATTTTAGCGGATATTGGCTCACACCAAATCGAACAATTCCTATACTATACGGGGAATACTGATGCCAGAGTTGTTGCTTCAAAAGTAGCTAATTACAATAACCCAGACAAACCTGAGTTAGAGGATTACGGTGATGCAACCTTAATTGGTGATAATGGCGCAACATTCTTCTTTAAAGTCGATTGGTTTACGCCAGATGGTTTAGGTACATGGGGTGATGGTCGTACCTTTATCACAGGTACTGAAGGAACAATTGAACTGCGTAAATATATTGACGTTGCTGAGTCAGACGAAAAAGACCATGTTTTCTTAGTCAATAACGATGGCGAAGCGCATTACCAAGTAACTGGTCAAATAGGCTTCCCATTCTTTGGACAAATCATCTTAGATTCACTAAATGGTACAGAAACGGCGATGACACAAGATCACATTTTTAAAGCGCAAGAACTTTGCTTATTAACCCAAGAACAAGCAGAAGTTATTGAAGTAAAAAAATAA
- a CDS encoding MATE family efflux transporter, with the protein MIQLSYNALDSIIVGRFVGKNALAAVGTSAPIMTIIVLSISGICIGASVLMSEFFGARAYDKLKRQMATILIFGAILSAFVLAFGLVFTPSFLQILQVPQTIMADASLYLRLMLIGFPFTFLYNALAQALRSVGDSKTPLYFVTFASLLNAVLDFVFVPIMGMGIFGAALSTVLAEALSALLCLIYVYWKIPILQVHRDEWRIDKDLLKETMNYGSVTALQQAAQPIGKLLIQGKMNALGVDVMAVFNAVSKIDDFAFTPEQSIASGVTVFVAQNRGAKQKDRLNKGFKSGLLLASIYWLLLCIFILCFRRPIMALFVSESQQNLINMGAQYLSLMVFFYLWPAFTNGLQGYFRGVGKMRLTLISTIMQISFRVIFVYLLVPHLGVSGVAFASTIGWTIMLVYQFYCYGKIQKELMQTL; encoded by the coding sequence ATGATTCAACTCTCTTATAATGCTTTAGATTCAATCATTGTCGGACGTTTTGTTGGTAAAAACGCCCTTGCAGCAGTTGGCACTTCAGCCCCTATCATGACGATTATCGTACTATCTATTTCAGGGATTTGTATCGGTGCTTCAGTCCTGATGAGTGAGTTTTTTGGTGCCAGAGCTTATGATAAACTCAAACGCCAAATGGCTACTATCCTTATATTTGGCGCTATATTATCCGCATTTGTATTAGCTTTTGGACTGGTCTTTACACCTAGTTTTCTTCAAATATTGCAAGTACCTCAAACCATTATGGCAGATGCCAGTTTATACTTACGATTGATGTTGATTGGCTTTCCTTTTACCTTTCTCTATAACGCCTTAGCACAAGCCTTGCGAAGTGTTGGTGATTCAAAAACCCCTTTATACTTTGTCACCTTTGCTTCCTTGCTAAATGCTGTACTAGACTTTGTCTTTGTACCAATTATGGGTATGGGGATTTTTGGGGCTGCCCTTTCAACAGTGCTCGCTGAAGCTTTATCGGCCCTATTATGTCTAATTTATGTCTATTGGAAGATTCCAATTCTACAAGTACATCGTGATGAATGGCGAATTGATAAAGATTTACTGAAAGAGACCATGAATTATGGGTCAGTAACTGCTTTACAACAAGCAGCACAACCAATAGGTAAACTCTTAATCCAGGGGAAAATGAATGCCCTTGGTGTAGACGTCATGGCAGTTTTTAATGCTGTCTCAAAAATTGACGACTTCGCCTTTACACCTGAGCAAAGTATCGCTTCTGGGGTAACCGTATTTGTCGCTCAAAACCGTGGGGCTAAACAAAAAGACCGGTTGAACAAGGGGTTCAAATCCGGTCTATTATTAGCATCAATATATTGGCTTTTGTTATGCATTTTTATTTTATGTTTTAGACGACCAATCATGGCCCTCTTTGTATCCGAATCTCAACAAAACCTGATTAACATGGGCGCACAATATTTGAGTTTGATGGTCTTCTTCTATTTATGGCCTGCCTTTACTAATGGATTACAGGGGTATTTTAGAGGTGTAGGAAAAATGCGGTTAACCCTTATTTCAACCATTATGCAAATTTCTTTTAGAGTCATTTTTGTTTATCTCTTAGTTCCCCATCTTGGTGTTTCAGGCGTTGCCTTTGCTTCTACAATTGGTTGGACAATTATGCTAGTATATCAATTTTATTGCTACGGAAAAATACAGAAAGAACTTATGCAAACATTATAA
- a CDS encoding AraC family transcriptional regulator, whose product MTVGIGYEIQEGRNQLTFHTHSTFELYMLLEGECTFQIGDQFLELQPDDIVLIDGKTLHKAFVGEGSGPYKRTVVHFDREDIEPVLTSLNQEAILDMFSKEQGYMYRLESVADRQRIKGYLADLDRISKRDDQTFVQSQSLLLLTQILMEIDSSNLETAKVESQRDIKITHAESVARYMTLHFKEKIDIATIAKETNLSPSYLSHVFKEVTGMTVMTFLMSYRLSQAMFSLRLRTDLQINEIAKDAGFESNAHFSRFFKKHVGKTPVQYRKSFQTSHVSSQMDQYL is encoded by the coding sequence ATGACAGTAGGAATCGGTTATGAAATTCAGGAAGGGAGAAACCAACTGACCTTCCACACACATTCTACATTTGAATTGTATATGCTGTTGGAAGGAGAATGTACCTTCCAAATCGGTGATCAATTTTTAGAGTTGCAACCGGATGACATTGTACTAATAGATGGGAAAACGCTTCACAAAGCCTTTGTTGGCGAGGGAAGTGGGCCATATAAGCGGACAGTTGTTCATTTCGATAGAGAAGATATTGAACCTGTTTTAACTAGCCTAAATCAAGAAGCTATCCTAGATATGTTTTCCAAAGAGCAAGGCTATATGTATCGATTGGAAAGTGTGGCAGACAGGCAACGGATTAAAGGCTACTTAGCTGACCTGGACCGAATTTCAAAACGAGATGACCAAACTTTTGTGCAAAGCCAATCACTTTTACTTTTGACTCAAATACTGATGGAAATTGACTCTAGCAATCTTGAAACAGCTAAGGTTGAAAGCCAAAGGGATATTAAAATCACCCATGCTGAATCAGTTGCTCGGTATATGACCTTACATTTTAAAGAAAAGATTGATATTGCGACGATCGCTAAGGAAACCAATCTTAGTCCGTCCTATCTATCACATGTTTTTAAAGAAGTCACAGGTATGACGGTGATGACATTTTTGATGTCCTATCGTTTATCGCAAGCCATGTTTTCATTACGTTTGCGTACGGACCTACAGATTAATGAAATTGCCAAAGATGCTGGCTTTGAATCAAATGCCCATTTTTCACGCTTTTTCAAGAAGCATGTAGGAAAGACCCCTGTTCAGTATCGTAAGTCATTTCAGACGTCTCATGTATCGAGTCAAATGGATCAATACTTATAA
- a CDS encoding sugar phosphate isomerase/epimerase family protein, producing the protein MVKLGVQGMTVKDAFNEDAYDTMKRLAEIGYKSVEISQIETSPENIQALVKACQDFDMEIASMSASLEPQTEGAESLTTDYDKIVADCKAVDADLLRIGMLPLNYMSSLEKVKEFSAKANEYAKRLKADGIKLYYHNHHIEFVKYDGKYLLDIIAEEAPDLGFELDIHWVQRGGANPVDILNQYKGRVDLVHLKDYRVNPIPESAIEGLFKGEMDEFGKYFYNNVEFAELGQGSLDLPTIIQTAIDAGARYLLVEQDDTYGRDPFDSLADSYKWLVDNNYNDLF; encoded by the coding sequence ATGGTTAAATTAGGTGTACAAGGGATGACAGTTAAAGATGCATTCAACGAAGATGCATATGACACAATGAAACGTCTGGCAGAAATTGGCTATAAATCAGTAGAAATTTCACAAATTGAAACCAGTCCAGAAAATATCCAAGCGTTGGTCAAAGCTTGTCAAGACTTTGATATGGAAATTGCTTCTATGTCCGCTTCATTAGAACCACAAACAGAGGGTGCAGAAAGTTTAACAACTGACTATGATAAGATTGTCGCTGACTGTAAGGCAGTAGATGCTGACTTATTACGTATTGGTATGTTGCCATTAAACTACATGTCATCACTAGAAAAAGTGAAAGAATTCAGCGCAAAAGCGAATGAATATGCAAAACGTTTGAAAGCGGACGGTATCAAATTATACTACCACAACCACCATATTGAATTCGTGAAATACGATGGTAAATACTTATTAGATATCATTGCTGAAGAAGCGCCAGATTTAGGTTTTGAACTGGATATCCACTGGGTACAACGTGGTGGTGCTAACCCAGTCGACATTCTAAACCAATACAAAGGCCGTGTAGACTTAGTCCACTTAAAAGACTACCGTGTAAACCCAATCCCAGAGTCAGCAATCGAAGGCTTATTCAAAGGTGAAATGGATGAATTCGGTAAATACTTCTACAACAACGTAGAATTTGCTGAACTAGGCCAAGGGTCATTAGACTTACCAACGATCATTCAAACAGCAATTGATGCCGGCGCTCGTTACTTATTAGTTGAGCAAGACGATACTTACGGCCGCGACCCATTTGATTCATTAGCTGATTCCTATAAATGGTTGGTGGACAACAACTATAACGACTTATTCTAA
- a CDS encoding Gfo/Idh/MocA family protein, which yields MLRVAVIGLGTVSIVHLRGIIQSEMAELVAVCDIDPSKSTITGDTPFYTDYQEMLDQEELDVVHVCLPHYLHDTVTLEVAERGIHVLCEKPVTVNLERSQALVDNLAELNNGAKVAICFQNRLNASVIELKRILQEEDTTGVVAVKGLVAWYRGEEYYEEKPWRGTIEQAGSGTIINQSIHTLDLLHYVIDDQWVDVRASVHNILDYDIEVEDSASANFTFEKGAHGLFYATNAYYGNDSVELQVVTNKTRYTIKDNKLFNDEWQCLAEDAKLPDSKIYYGPGHQDCMEQFYKAINENTNDYCSVADALPTMQMIDAMKCSSKENKRIYKEAFLNG from the coding sequence ATGTTAAGAGTAGCTGTAATAGGGTTGGGGACGGTATCTATCGTCCACTTACGCGGAATTATCCAATCAGAAATGGCTGAATTAGTAGCGGTTTGTGATATTGATCCTAGTAAGTCAACCATCACGGGAGATACCCCTTTTTATACGGATTATCAAGAGATGTTGGACCAAGAAGAACTGGATGTCGTGCATGTCTGCTTACCGCATTACTTACACGATACGGTGACCTTAGAAGTAGCGGAAAGGGGCATCCATGTCCTATGTGAGAAACCCGTAACAGTGAATCTTGAACGATCACAGGCCTTAGTAGATAACTTGGCGGAATTAAATAATGGTGCCAAGGTGGCTATTTGCTTTCAAAACCGGTTAAATGCCTCAGTTATCGAATTGAAACGTATCCTTCAAGAGGAGGATACGACTGGGGTTGTAGCGGTTAAAGGTTTGGTTGCTTGGTACCGGGGCGAAGAATACTATGAAGAGAAACCTTGGCGAGGAACGATTGAACAAGCTGGATCAGGGACAATTATCAACCAGTCAATTCATACCCTAGATCTGCTCCATTATGTCATCGACGACCAATGGGTAGATGTACGGGCTTCAGTTCATAATATTTTAGATTATGACATTGAAGTAGAAGATTCAGCCAGTGCCAATTTTACCTTTGAAAAAGGGGCACACGGACTTTTCTACGCGACCAATGCCTACTACGGTAACGACTCAGTTGAGTTGCAGGTTGTGACCAATAAGACGCGCTATACCATAAAGGACAATAAGTTGTTTAATGATGAATGGCAATGTCTTGCAGAAGACGCGAAGTTGCCCGATTCAAAAATCTACTATGGTCCAGGCCATCAAGATTGTATGGAACAGTTCTATAAAGCGATTAACGAAAATACAAACGATTATTGTTCAGTAGCAGATGCATTGCCAACCATGCAAATGATTGATGCTATGAAATGTTCAAGCAAAGAAAATAAACGAATTTATAAGGAGGCCTTTTTAAATGGTTAA
- a CDS encoding Gfo/Idh/MocA family protein produces MATENKVRFGIIGFGNQGSMYAKFITDGMVPSMEFVALADIDPAKREKVAELYPNVQLFDDYQAMIDSGQVDAVVTTVPHFLHPEMATYALSKGIHVLNEKPAGVYTKHVKELNEYAKTVDATYAIMFNQRNNPLYQKLKTILDNQEIGDIRRVNWIITTWWRPQAYYNQSEWRATWGGEGGGVLVNQAPHQLDLIQWLTGVPENVTSRVQYGYQRDIAVEDQVHAIFEYKNGATGVFVTSTNEIIGSDRLEIVGDKGMIVVDKSATATVYRLKESETDINKNMDVDGVVKLMTGQLPFEELYDVEVIEEENVWGQQHSGVLENFAQHILNGTPLIADGQEGINGVRLANAIHLSSWTGEKVSLPEFDDDQYLALLNERIAEEGKFDTRS; encoded by the coding sequence ATGGCAACAGAAAATAAAGTACGTTTTGGTATTATCGGTTTTGGTAATCAGGGATCTATGTATGCGAAATTCATTACAGATGGCATGGTGCCAAGTATGGAGTTCGTCGCCTTAGCAGATATCGACCCTGCAAAGCGTGAAAAAGTAGCTGAATTATATCCAAATGTGCAATTGTTTGATGACTATCAAGCGATGATTGACTCTGGACAAGTAGATGCAGTTGTAACAACTGTACCTCACTTCTTGCACCCTGAAATGGCAACTTATGCCTTATCTAAAGGTATCCATGTATTAAACGAAAAACCTGCTGGTGTCTACACCAAGCATGTAAAAGAATTAAATGAATATGCTAAAACAGTGGATGCAACTTATGCGATTATGTTTAACCAACGTAACAATCCGCTATATCAAAAATTAAAAACAATTCTAGATAATCAAGAAATTGGTGATATCCGTCGTGTTAACTGGATCATTACGACTTGGTGGCGTCCACAAGCATACTATAACCAATCTGAATGGCGTGCTACATGGGGCGGTGAAGGTGGTGGTGTCCTAGTAAACCAAGCACCACATCAACTTGACTTAATCCAATGGTTAACAGGCGTGCCAGAAAATGTGACTTCTCGTGTGCAATACGGTTACCAACGTGATATTGCTGTTGAGGACCAAGTGCATGCAATTTTCGAATATAAAAACGGTGCCACTGGTGTATTTGTCACATCTACAAATGAAATTATCGGTTCAGACCGATTAGAAATTGTTGGTGATAAAGGGATGATTGTGGTTGATAAATCAGCTACAGCAACAGTTTACCGGTTGAAAGAGTCAGAAACAGATATTAATAAAAATATGGATGTTGATGGTGTAGTCAAATTAATGACTGGTCAATTACCATTTGAAGAATTATATGATGTGGAAGTCATTGAAGAAGAAAATGTTTGGGGTCAACAACATTCAGGTGTTCTTGAAAACTTCGCACAACATATCTTAAATGGCACACCTTTAATTGCAGATGGTCAAGAAGGTATCAATGGGGTACGTTTAGCTAACGCTATCCATTTATCAAGCTGGACTGGTGAAAAAGTATCCTTACCAGAATTTGATGATGACCAATACTTAGCATTACTAAATGAACGAATTGCTGAAGAAGGCAAATTCGATACCCGTTCATAA
- a CDS encoding MFS transporter encodes MAQAQKSSIIFDESKRAFSGRDLFGYFCGDFGCNMSIALITNYMFLYYTQYLGIKLTHFSMLILVAKIIDAINDPIVGAFIDRSDPRGVKREKFKPWIMWFAPILAITACIMFIDSSAWSYTSKLLMASFGYLAWDLMYTVVNVPYGSLASAITPNSVQRSQLSTARSYGQYIAQIPIQVLIPLLIYTTVTQNNSEVSIFLGERMFPIAIGLGVLSLVAFFLLLRNTEERLVHVGQELDGESAKESYDLVATIKGFMTNRAMLGIALASLFQVLFIHTAPQLYQLNYQLYYNDGRMNSWTIISTLIPLFFGSSFGQILLKKYGTKGVSAKPALIAAIIFAVYAFLPMPTNMPWLFLAIQIIANTFGFGMTVYVWAMVGDAIDYQEWETGDRNEGSVYAMYSMIRKIGQGLGQAAVPLIIALAIPGLNLSESATWLPEYANGIKVLSGVFPAVGWLGIFIALNYIYNLSPDKLEKIQKDLNRQ; translated from the coding sequence ATGGCGCAAGCACAAAAATCTAGTATAATTTTTGATGAAAGTAAACGGGCCTTTAGTGGTCGAGATTTGTTTGGGTATTTCTGCGGTGATTTTGGTTGTAATATGAGTATCGCCCTCATAACCAACTATATGTTTCTTTATTACACACAATATTTAGGGATTAAACTAACACATTTTTCAATGCTAATATTAGTAGCTAAAATTATCGATGCGATCAATGACCCAATTGTAGGGGCTTTTATTGACCGTAGTGATCCGCGTGGGGTGAAACGTGAAAAATTTAAGCCTTGGATCATGTGGTTTGCGCCTATTTTAGCCATTACAGCTTGTATTATGTTTATAGATTCTTCAGCCTGGTCATATACCAGTAAACTATTAATGGCTTCATTTGGTTATTTGGCATGGGACTTAATGTATACCGTAGTGAATGTACCTTATGGATCATTAGCTTCAGCAATCACGCCTAATTCTGTACAGCGGTCACAATTATCTACCGCTCGTTCATATGGGCAATATATTGCACAAATTCCCATTCAAGTACTGATTCCTTTATTGATTTACACCACAGTTACCCAAAATAATAGTGAGGTATCAATCTTCTTAGGGGAAAGAATGTTCCCTATTGCGATTGGATTGGGTGTTTTATCGCTAGTTGCCTTCTTCTTACTTTTACGCAATACCGAAGAACGGTTAGTCCATGTAGGACAAGAGCTGGATGGTGAGTCAGCTAAGGAATCCTATGATTTAGTCGCAACGATTAAAGGCTTCATGACAAATAGAGCCATGCTAGGGATTGCATTAGCTTCACTTTTCCAAGTATTATTTATTCATACAGCACCTCAGTTGTATCAGTTAAACTACCAGCTTTACTACAATGACGGTCGGATGAATTCATGGACAATTATTTCAACCTTGATTCCCTTGTTCTTTGGTTCATCGTTTGGTCAGATTTTATTGAAAAAATACGGGACTAAAGGGGTATCTGCTAAACCAGCTTTAATTGCAGCAATTATTTTTGCAGTGTATGCCTTCTTACCGATGCCAACGAATATGCCATGGTTATTCTTAGCCATTCAAATTATTGCCAATACCTTTGGATTTGGGATGACGGTATATGTGTGGGCCATGGTAGGAGATGCTATTGATTATCAAGAGTGGGAAACAGGCGACCGGAATGAAGGTTCAGTATATGCCATGTATTCAATGATCCGAAAAATTGGTCAAGGGCTAGGTCAAGCAGCTGTTCCACTAATTATCGCTTTGGCAATTCCTGGGTTGAACTTATCTGAATCGGCTACTTGGTTACCAGAGTACGCTAATGGTATTAAAGTGTTATCAGGTGTCTTCCCAGCAGTTGGCTGGTTAGGTATTTTCATCGCCTTAAATTATATCTATAACCTATCCCCAGATAAGTTAGAAAAAATTCAAAAAGACTTAAACCGTCAGTAA